The following coding sequences lie in one Bacteroidota bacterium genomic window:
- the porU gene encoding type IX secretion system sortase PorU — protein sequence MTKSIYLKLIIPLSLFFFLCIFLQEGQGQQSPWMVKEFTDHSVLSSGNWYKISVVNTGVHKLSYDELLAMGFDLQGTDPRYIQLYGNGNGMVPESNAQARYDDLMENAVVVVGEEDGVFDPQDYILFYGLGPEIWKYNYFTGLFEHQVNFYTEETFYFLTIGQSPGRRIIADSLITQDPEYFIQEFTDYAVHEEENINILKSGKLWWGEHYKSQLTYEYAFHFPNVINQEKISLRTNVAARSTENSNFDYFYEGLPLVTAEVSKINLNSTIYAWSITPDTASFYPNSDNVSITVTYNPTSIIAEGWMNYIELNARRQLKMAAPQQSFRDHRIYGTGKVAQFRIQDAPAGLTVWDVTDRFAVTRVNGTYEDGDYIFKTHLDVLREFIAFDGTSFHSASFIEEVENQNLHAMTPAEYIIVTAPEFYDQAVRLGQLHQQVDGLSFLIVTPQQIYNEFSSGAQDISAIRDFCRMLYQRAEQGNQPGYLLLFGDGSYDPKCRAVPDCNHIPTFQSLESLKFGYSFVTEDFFALYDNDEGNNAYGKTVDLGVGRFPVNTYEEARQVVDKIQHYLNGQAKVTANWRNRICFIADDEDNNTHFKQAEKLQAIIDTGYINYNIDKIYIDAYRQISTPSGNRYPEVNEAIT from the coding sequence ATGACAAAATCTATATACCTGAAACTAATAATTCCTTTATCACTGTTTTTCTTTCTGTGTATTTTTCTCCAGGAAGGGCAAGGGCAGCAAAGTCCTTGGATGGTCAAAGAGTTTACGGATCATTCGGTGCTTTCTTCCGGCAATTGGTACAAGATTTCTGTTGTAAATACCGGTGTGCATAAGCTGAGTTACGATGAGCTCCTTGCGATGGGTTTTGACCTGCAGGGCACAGATCCCCGTTATATTCAGCTTTATGGCAACGGTAACGGCATGGTTCCGGAAAGTAATGCCCAGGCTCGTTACGATGATCTTATGGAAAACGCCGTTGTTGTCGTGGGAGAAGAGGATGGTGTTTTCGATCCTCAGGATTATATTCTCTTTTACGGTTTGGGTCCGGAAATATGGAAATATAACTATTTCACCGGTTTGTTTGAACATCAGGTGAATTTCTACACGGAAGAAACATTTTATTTTCTTACAATTGGTCAGTCGCCCGGTCGGCGAATAATTGCCGATTCGCTGATCACACAGGATCCGGAGTATTTTATTCAGGAATTTACGGATTATGCCGTTCACGAAGAGGAAAACATCAATATTCTCAAATCGGGTAAATTATGGTGGGGAGAGCATTATAAGTCACAGCTGACGTATGAATATGCTTTTCATTTTCCCAATGTTATCAACCAGGAAAAAATTAGCCTCAGAACTAACGTGGCCGCCCGTTCTACTGAAAACAGCAACTTTGATTATTTCTATGAAGGATTGCCCCTGGTTACTGCCGAGGTTAGCAAGATCAACCTGAATTCAACCATCTACGCATGGTCTATCACACCCGATACAGCCAGTTTCTATCCCAACAGCGATAATGTTTCCATAACAGTTACGTATAATCCGACGAGTATCATTGCCGAGGGCTGGATGAATTATATTGAATTAAATGCCAGAAGGCAACTGAAAATGGCAGCGCCTCAGCAAAGTTTTCGTGATCACAGGATCTATGGTACAGGAAAAGTTGCCCAGTTCAGGATTCAGGATGCTCCTGCAGGATTAACCGTATGGGATGTGACGGATCGCTTTGCCGTAACACGTGTGAATGGTACTTATGAAGACGGCGATTATATTTTTAAAACCCATCTTGATGTACTCCGGGAATTTATTGCATTTGACGGTACTTCATTTCATTCTGCCTCTTTTATTGAAGAAGTGGAAAACCAAAATCTGCATGCAATGACTCCTGCAGAGTATATCATTGTCACCGCACCTGAGTTTTATGATCAGGCGGTAAGGCTGGGTCAATTGCATCAGCAGGTTGACGGATTGAGTTTTCTTATTGTCACACCTCAGCAGATCTATAATGAGTTTTCTTCAGGAGCGCAGGATATCAGCGCCATCCGTGATTTTTGCAGGATGCTTTACCAACGGGCCGAGCAAGGTAACCAACCAGGATATCTCCTTCTTTTCGGAGACGGATCCTACGATCCCAAATGCCGCGCTGTGCCCGATTGTAACCATATTCCAACTTTCCAATCGCTGGAATCACTGAAATTTGGCTATTCATTTGTGACAGAAGATTTTTTTGCTTTGTACGACAACGACGAGGGGAATAATGCCTATGGAAAAACCGTGGATCTTGGAGTTGGACGTTTCCCGGTCAATACATACGAAGAGGCCAGACAAGTAGTCGACAAGATCCAGCATTACCTGAACGGGCAAGCCAAAGTTACTGCTAACTGGAGAAACAGGATATGTTTCATCGCCGATGACGAAGACAACAATACACACTTCAAACAGGCCGAAAAGTTGCAAGCCATTATTGATACCGGTTATATAAATTATAATATTGATAAAATATACATAGATGCCTACCGGCAGATCAGCACCCCTTCAGGAAATCGTTATCCGGAAGTGAATGAGGCCATTACCAA